Sequence from the Meles meles chromosome 10, mMelMel3.1 paternal haplotype, whole genome shotgun sequence genome:
CTGTGTTTGCATCAGCTTCTCTGTAAATGTTAAACGTGGGATCTGGCAGCCTGTTAATTAAGATGGTGACAGAAGTTTCAGCAGGTAAAACCCAGGCTTCTAGGATCCGCTGGGAAGTAAACTTGTCAGGAATTTTAGTTAAATTGGCAGTTAATGTGGAAAACTGAGAGATAAAACGTGTCGGCAAATATTCTGTTGCTCTCAGAAAATGATGGAGGTCTTTTAGTGCTTTTTTAGGATGTGTGCTAGTCCAGGGTGGCCCTGACCTTTCCGTAGCCATTTCAGAGAGGGCTGTGCCTCAGGTTGGCCTGAAGGTGCAGTAGCCGAGTTTAGCACACAGTCACTGATTGAGAAGCTGAGCAGGAGTAAATTTGAGGGTAGAGATCCTGAAGGACATGACAAGTGTCTACATGGTGCTGTaagatggcggcggcggcggcggcggcggcggcggcggcggctgcggagGCGGATACTGCGGTACCGGAGGCTGGCGGTACCagtgtggattccaggtgatCATCACGGGGACATAGAGCGATCGTCCATGTCCATCTCGCCCCACTGGGTACCAGGCGAATCCTACTGGGTAGGTCGGGTACGTGGCGTATGTGGGGTACGTCTGGTATCCAGGTAGTTGAGGTACGTATTCAGTGTACGTTGCCAGGTGAGCCTGGTCATCCAAATTCGGAATAGAGAGTCGAGGATACTGATTCTGGATGGTGAAGTTGTTGGGAGCTCGGCAGTCGTAGGAGACTTGCAGTTTCCACCCCCTCTTCACCTGCAGAACTTGGGCTCCATTCGGGGCGATTGTCGGAGTAATCAACCCGTCTTTCACGTTTCTGGCCACAAAATCTCGCAGGGCTGCCATTTCGGGTTCGGACAGTGAGTACACGTGTCCGCTGGGAATACTGTGCGCTCCAGGTATCATTTCGATGGTAGGGTCAACCAGGCGGTGATCCGGGTAGACGTTTTCGTCCACTGGAGTGTACACATTCTGGACGTAGTAATACCTCACTGGCTGGTAAACTCTGTATCCATCCACTGGGTAGTAAAACGACGGCTGTGCCGGTGGTGGGAGCGACGGAGGTATTGGGGAATACATCCGGCAGTGGTATCGGCAATATTCAGAATCAAAGACGATCGATCGGGTGCTCCATGTGATGTTGGGATCGTGTGTGCTCAGCCAGCGCACCCCGAGGACGACGGGGAAGAACGGAGACTGAGTCACATCGAATGAGAGCACCTCGCGGTGATCTCCCAGGTCGACTATCAGGTCGTGCGTTTCATGGACAACTGGGCCCGATGCTATGGGACGTCCATCAATCGCTTCTACCAGTATCGGCCAGTCCTTGACCCTCAGAGGAATTCCGTTTTGGGCAACATATTCGTGATCGATGAAGTTGCCAGAAGCACCAGAATCGATCATGGCTCGGACGAACAGGGTGTGTCTGCCCGGGAGATGAATCTGGAGCATCACTTGCAAGTGTGGAGATGAAGCATCATCTTGTGGGGACCTTATTAATTCTGGCCCGGTCGCTGAAGGTCCCTCTACAGCGGGGCCGGGGAGTTTCCCGCCGGCGAAGCCTTTGAGGCCTTGGCAGGACAGTTGTCGGCGTAGTGACCTCCGTTTCCGCAGTAGAGGCAGAGGTTCAGCTTTCTgcgtctttctttttcctcctgggTCAGGCGCATGCGGGCTCCGCCCACGGGCTCGGTGGGATCTACCTGGTGGTGGCTCGTGATGTGCGGCAACACCAGTGCGCGCGGCGGGGAGCGCGGCTTGCGAGCAGCCGCCGCTCTGGCCAGCCTTCTCTCGATGTGGATGCACTGGCCTATCAGCGCTGACAGCGACTTGGCCACTTCGAGGCGGGACAGCTCTGCCTGAATGTGGTCGCTGAGGCCCTCGTGGTATTGGTCGATCAGGGCGGGCTCGTTCCAATCCAGGTCCTGCGCAATCATCTGGAAGGCGTTGGAGTAGTCGATGACGGACCCCATGCCCTGGCGCAGACGTCTGATCTTGCGTTTGGCGGCCTCTCGCCTCTGGGGGTCTTCGAAGACGTGCTTCATTTCGGTCATGAAGGCTGGGTAGTTGTGCATCAGGTAGTGGGAGCGCTCCAGCTTCGCGGAGGCCCAGCGGGCGGCGCGGCCGGTCATCATGCTGGTCACGAAGCAGACGCGGACACGGTCGACTGAGAAATCTCTGGTGCTTTTCTCCATGAAGAGCTGGCACTGGGCCATGAAAGGAACCAGCATGTCTGGGTTGCCGTCGAACTTCTCGGGAAGGTCATCTGGGCACTCTTCCTCTaggggagtgggtggggcagCCGCCGCCGCAGCACCGCGGAGCTCGAGGTCATCCTCCTCATCCTGAGTGGGGGGCTCCACTTGCTCACGGAGGGAGGTGTTCTCCTCTGTGAGCTTCTGCACCTGGTTCTGCAGGTTGTTGTTCTCTTCGGACTGCTTCATGACCTTCTCTCGGAGGTTGTTGATCTCTTCAGAGAGATCGTCCCGCCTTCGTTCGGCCAGGTTGGGGATGTACTGGCCCCTTTGGGCGCTGcgtgaggaggaagaagaggaagaggaggaggagcaagaggaagaggaggaggaggggccgttggggggaggaggaggaggaggaggtgggcagtCGGGCCCCAGGGTGAGAGCTGGAGTGGGAGGAGACCTCCCAGATGTAGCTTCGCTCCTGTGGGGATGGAGGCCCGGATCCTGGCCTCCTCTTccaccctttcttctttttgttttcaaaagctttttgtttctgtaaacaaagataaaagtatACATTTAACATACACATTCAAAGCAGCACATTTCAAAAAACGCTTTAGCATTTTAAAGTAGCCactaaaatactttaaatacatGAGTATTTAAAGTATGccctaaaatactttaaatacatGAGTATTTAAAGTATGccctaaaatactttaaatacatGAGTATTTAAAGTATCccctaaaatactttaaatacatGAGTATTTAAAGTATCTCTTTGTTCTGCTTGCttacattaataattaataaacaaacacaaagcttgcaaaagggagaaagaagttaATCAATTAAGACAATAGATAACAAAAAGCACCCTACTTTTTCATGTCCAAATGACCTTTTCCTCCTTAAATGTCACCTGTTTATTATGTATTCAACAATACATAACTATATCAATAGCAAGTTTACCTTCCCTAACTATAAAAGAATGCTGAGACATTCTAAACAACAGTTTTGTATCAAGAGAGCACAGCAAGAAACTTTCAAGTCAAAGATGGAGACCAAATAAAAACACGCAAGTAAAGCCAGAAGGATAACTGTTATTAGACAAGTTACCTGAAAAATAGCTAATATTCCAGCCAAGAGGAAAccaaaaaaagggtggggggattAGAATCACAATGCCTATATTCATCAATATAGACACTACCTCCAAGGAGGTTGTCAAATCATTATCAACATTAACAACTGTCACAGAGCCCACAGGATTGTCTAAATCCAACCATAATCTAACCATAATCTGATTTCCCAAAGAGAATCCCCTATGGGACAGAAGTGGCACTGAGCAGTTTCCCTCCTTATTATGCAGTCAATTCACAAATATCAATTGATGCCCCCCAGGAAGAGCTGGGCTATAAAATGGGATGTTCTAAGAGGCCCAATAACAGTACACCTCAAATTTATAATACagatttaattaaataatgtaaGTAAAGCACTGAATATTCAACAACTGTTAGCTAATATTAATAAAGTTATCAATAAGGAAGGTAACTTTCTGTGTAAAGAGGCTAAAATTAAAACAGGGAGGGGCTGCAATTATGGCAACCCAGCCATGCATTTCCCACCTAAAGACCTTAATTTATTTTGGATAACCTGTTGGCCAAACCAAGGGCCTCATTTGATTTGCAGGTCATCAGTTTGCAACTTCTGGTTTTTAAACAAGTTTTTGTTAGCACAGTCCCACTCAAAAGTTTGTAATTTAGAGCAGCGCAGTGCTATACCCCTTCCTAGGTGGTGAGTCGCTATATGGGGGAGTTGAGGGGAGTTTAGGGGATTGGGGATTAAAGGTCTTAATTATAGGTATGGGGACAATAAATCACATACAATAAATCATACAACAGTGCCTAGGTACTTCTTAAAAAGAGGGTTAAATGCATttatagtaacttttttttaacttttcaataatttttaaatgagcattAAATTCTCATATTTGGAAAACTTTAAGAAAGTgctcaaaagtttaaaaacataacTTAGGAAGCAGGCAGACTGCTTTTTCACCAAATTTTAACTTGGCAGTCCTGGCCGCCTATTCCTCTCTGACCCATCAAGGCAAAATGGGGACactaaattaattatattaattaaaaatcacaaaGGTAAACGTGTTATTCAAAGAAGTTAGGTGAAAAATACCTAATATTTCAATCAGTAGGatataaggggggaaaaaaggtaatGGTAATCAAACATGATGACTGTACACTTCAGCCTTGTCTCTAGCTAAAGGGAAAtacccctttctcctccttccttgaAACCCCTCATAATCTTTTAGGGCCTTCCCCTGCACCCCCACTTCCCTCACCCCCAACCACTTTATGCTCTGCACTGTCCTTGGAGTGGCTATACAGCAAGCAGAGTCTTTAAGGGAAAGAATTACTGTGccattttaatagttttaattGGCATTCgagataaaatattctaaatagtCTGAAAGTTTAGAAAATAAATCATGACTTTTGACACAGTTTCATTTCTAACCTCTTAAAGATAACTGTATTAGTGACACTCAAAAGGTCACAAAATAGTGACAAAAtagtcacaaaataaataaatttttatttatcaaaacgttttatttttatttaatgtttatttaataaaattacttaataaaaattttatttaagaaacatcccatttattaaaagttttaatgtcCCATTAAAAACAACTAATAAGCATAAGTCAGGTGACTCAGGTGCCACTTTGTCATCTAGACATTAATAGTTTGAAAACTTAGAGAGAAGACTTCTGGAAAGGCATTCAGAGCATGGCCTGGGGCTGCCTGACCCAGGTCATGAAAGTTAACAACCTACATGTCAATCACAGTCACTGGGGTGTGCTTTATTGAGGCCCAAGTCTGAAGGTTTTAACATCTGCAAAACACAATAATAGGACAGGTATAACAACATGTTCAGAAATCAGCAAACCATCATTGTATTGTTTAGGGAAACAGAAGATCAATAAGTGTTTAAAATTCAAATGCTTTTGGTAGACAGGAAGATAACATAAAAGTGAGAAGAAACTGGAGTTAAGACAATAAGAAGGGGGCTGTGACTATGTAATTTGGGGATGCATGCCCCCTCCCAAAGACACTGAAttctttaacaaatttttaattcAGTGCTGGTAAAATTAAGGACCTTATCTGACCTGCAAGTTCACCAGTTTGAGACCCCTGACCTTTACCAAGATCAGGCATCAGGTACCCACCCATGGGATTTTAAATTTTGGGATGGGACTCCAAGTCCTAAAGGAGATAACTGCCCAGAGAAGAATagtttaatctttaaaaatggtaGGATAGTGGGCAGGCAGGTTAACATTCagtgtaaataaagttttaaaatatttaaatagtaacTAAAGCACCAGTTAACTTGGAAACAGGAGCAGTGTGACTTTATTTGAATTACAGAACTCTGGCTCCTTCAACACCCCCTTACTAGGGGCTGGACTGCAGAGGTGAGGTCAAGAGGCCCCATTCCTAAAACCTGAAAGGATGCACAGCATAGAGCCAAGCCCAGGGACAGATGTCACCTttacacatggaaaaaaaaattcagtgttaaTCTATATAGGAATTAAATACATTTGATTAATCTTTGACTCTTCATGATTACTTCTAAAAACTTCTATTCCCCAAACACACCAAAGAGTAACAGTAGCCAAAAACCATTGCACATTAAATATCTCATTAGAAAATGACACTTCATTAATCAACTCTTAATTGCCTTACATTTTCAAATGtcccaatttcttttttagtaCCTTGTTATTTGTGAAATGCAAATTATATTAATATGCACATTTTTACCATTGTTTTGAACTTTAAAAGAATGCAAAAGAAGATAACAAATTtccaaagggggtggggggtagggtagCAAGGTGGGCCTGGGGAGTAATTGAAAGCTGTAATTactctaaatataaatatgtaaaatatataaattatata
This genomic interval carries:
- the PEG10 gene encoding LOW QUALITY PROTEIN: retrotransposon-derived protein PEG10 (The sequence of the model RefSeq protein was modified relative to this genomic sequence to represent the inferred CDS: inserted 1 base in 1 codon) is translated as MRNKKLLKTKRRKGGRGGQDPGLHPHRSEATSGRSPPTPALTLGPDCPPPPPPPPPNGPSSSSSSCSSSSSSSSSSRSAQRGQYIPNLAERRRDDLSEEINNLREKVMKQSEENNNLQNQVQKLTEENTSLREQVEPPTQDEEDDLELRGAAAAAAPPTPLEEECPDDLPEKFDGNPDMLVPFMAQCQLFMEKSTRDFSVDRVRVCFVTSMMTGRAARWASAKLERSHYLMHNYPAFMTEMKHVFEDPQRREAAKRKIRRLRQGMGSVIDYSNAFQMIAQDLDWNEPALIDQYHEGLSDHIQAELSRLEVAKSLSALIGQCIHIERRLARAAAARKPRSPPRALVLPHITSHHQVDPTEPVGGARMRLTQEEKERRRKLNLCLYCGNGGHYADNCPAKASKASPXGKLPGPAVEGPSATGPELIRSPQDDASSPHLQVMLQIHLPGRHTLFVRAMIDSGASGNFIDHEYVAQNGIPLRVKDWPILVEAIDGRPIASGPVVHETHDLIVDLGDHREVLSFDVTQSPFFPVVLGVRWLSTHDPNITWSTRSIVFDSEYCRYHCRMYSPIPPSLPPPAQPSFYYPVDGYRVYQPVRYYYVQNVYTPVDENVYPDHRLVDPTIEMIPGAHSIPSGHVYSLSEPEMAALRDFVARNVKDGLITPTIAPNGAQVLQVKRGWKLQVSYDCRAPNNFTIQNQYPRLSIPNLDDQAHLATYTEYVPQLPGYQTYPTYATYPTYPVGFAWYPVGRDGHGRSLYVPVMITWNPHWYRQPPVPQYPPPQPPPPPPPPPPPPSYSTM